AAAGTACGTCTGTTAACCAGCCTAACATTCTCATCGGCCAAATTAAGTTCCAAATATATCCACTAAATGCAACTAGTTCACCTAGTGTCATACTATTTTGTAAAACGAAATATCCACCAATAATAATCATTGCGACAAGCGCAATATTTGTTAAAAATTCAATATTAGGAAAATATTTACGCATTATTTTTGCTTGAGACATATTTAAATCATAATAACCACGATTCATTTTCAAAAATTTCAAAGTCTCATGCTTTTCTCTAGCAAATGCTTTAACCAATCTTACACCTGCAATATTTTGCTGAGCTGTTGTATTGATTTCAGCTGTATGGTCACTTATTTTACCGTAACCTTTATTAAGTAAGCGATTTAAACGCGTCCCCATATAACCAATTGGGATCATAATTGCTAAACAGATTAATGCTAACTTCCAATTAATTACAAATAAGATCACTGTACTAACAGTAAAATAAATAATATTTTCAACAAACAATCTTAGTCCAAACGCAATTGTTTGCCAAATATTTTCCACATCTTCATTAATTCTCGAAAGTAATTCACCCGTATTCATTGAGTCAAAATACTTAAATTCAAAACTCTGTATATGCTTGAACATATCATTTTTTATATCTTCATGTACCTCAGAGCTTACTAAGTCATATAGATATTCTTTTACATAACCAAATATTGATTTGATAATTGTGACACCTATAATACCTCCAATAACTGGTAGGACGACAGATGCTTTTCCTTTCGTAATACCATCATCGATTAAAATCATTTGTAAATAAGGAATTAAGTGATCCACACCTATTACTAAAACCATTGAGATTGAACCAATAATAAATGAAAGCTTATGCCTAAAGACATATTTTAAAATTCGAGACAAATTTATACCTCCCTTGTATCAATTAACCTAACTCTACACAGCCCTCCACTTTTTTTGACAATAAAAAGGCCATGGGAATATTTACCATCCCCCATGGCCATAAAGAAACGTTTCGCCCAAAAACAAATAAATGAATCATTTATTTTTGGCACAAAAAAGCCATAGGTAATATAAACCCATGGCTAGATCGTCAATTGAAATCTAAATTTCAACGTGGTCCGTCCTGCGTAGAGATAGGGTTCATAATCATTATGAAATTTTGTGATGATTCACAGTTAATTTTTCTTACAATCATCATGTTAACCTACCTCCTTCTTATTTGATATTCTTATCATATACGAGTGGACTTTAAAATGTCAAACTATTTTTAATAATTTTATTTATTTAATTTTATAAACAATTGCTTCATACGGTCTTAAGCTATTATTCACACCCACTAAACTTGAATCTTTATAATTACTTAAAATTATACTTACTTCATTATATATATTACTATGACTAAATTTTGATTCCTCATTTGTAAAGTTAGCTACAACTAAGAATTTTTCATCATTATACTGTCTTTCGTATGCAAATACTTTTTCATCCTTTTCAGCAAGCATTTCAAAAGAACCATAAACAATTGCAGGATTTTCTTTTCTTAATTGGATTAACTGACGATAATGATGGAAAATTGAATCTGGATCGTTTATCGATTGTTCAACATTTATTTTAGTAAAATTAGGATTTACTGTTAACCAAGGGTTTCCTTTTGTAAAACCTCCATGCTTTTCTACATTCCATTGCATTGGAGTACGTGCATTGTCTCTACCTTTTGTATAAATCGATTCCATTATGTCTTCGTGCTTGTAACCTTTTGAAATACGCTCATTATACATATTTTTCGTTTCAATATCGTCATAATCATCAATGCTTTCAAATCGAATATTTGTCATCCCAATTTCTTCACCTTGATAAATATATGGTGTACCTTGCATTAAATGAAGTATAGTAGCAAGCATTTTCGCACTTTCAATACGGTATTCTTTATCATTACCCCATCTAGAAACAATTCGTGGTAAATCATGATTGTTCCAAAACAAGCTATTCCAGGCCTTTCCATCAAGCTGAGTTTGCCACTTATTAAAAACTTCCTTTAGCTCTAACAAATTTAATGGCTTTAAATCCCATTTTTCTTTACCTTCTTGTTGATCAAGACCGATATGCTCAAATTGAAAGATCATACTTAATTCATTTCGAGCAGGATCCGAATAAAGCTTTGCAATTTCTGGAGTTGCTCCCCAAGTTTCACCAACAGTTAGTACATCGTGATTTCCAAAAGTCTTTTTATTCATCTCTTGTAAATATTCATGTAGCTTAGGACCATTTGCCGTAATCTCTTGATCAGGAATCTTCCCAATTAAATCAATTACATCCATTCGGAACCCACCAATTCCTTTATCAAGCCAAAAGTTCATCATATTATATACTTCTTCGTGGACTTTTGGATTCTCCCAGTTTAAATCTGGCTGCCTTTTACTAAATAAATGCAAGAAATATTGTCCAGTTTGTTCATCATATTCCCAAGCACTGCCGCTGAAAACAGAAGGAAGGTCATTTGGTTCACTTCCATTTACAGGATCTCTCCAAACATAATAGTCTCTATATGCATTATCTTTGCTCTTGCGAGATTCAATGAACCACGGATGCTCATCAGATGTATGGTTCACGACTAAATCCATTACAATTTTAATCCCTCTATGATTCGCTTCTAAAATTAATTCATCCATATCATTCATCGTGCCGAACTCTTCCATAATGTCACAATAATCACTAATATCGTAACCATTATCATCATTAGGAGATTTATAAACAGGACTTAACCAAATAACATCTATTCCTAAAAGCTTTAAATAATCAAGCTTTTCAATTATTCCTTTTAAATCACCGATTCCATCAGCGTTACTATCCATAAAACTTCTAGGATATATTTGATAAACTACACTATTATGCCACCATTTTTTCTCCATTTAAATTGCCTCCTAGATTATGTATACTTCTTAAAAACTAAAATAATTTAATTGTGATTTCTTCTAAATACATTTAATTTGGTACGTGAAATTTCAAATCATCCAAACTCTTTTCACTAAAAATGTGCAATCGTGTGCATATTTTAGTAGTAAAAGTTCCCTAGTTTTTAAAATTATTTATTCATATACCCTGTTTAACCGCTTACATTTTCTATTTTAACAAGAATAGTCATTAATGCAAACATTTACATTTTTGAACATAATTTTTAATTAATAATGTTTAATACGTTTTCTACCGTTTATCCAATATCAGACTTTGACTTAATTAAAAATCCGAAAAAATTACTGTTCCATTTTTAACCCTTTTCCAGCTTTCCAATTAATCTATTTTTTTCCTCATTTGAAATTTTTATTAGATAGGACAAGCAATCCTTTCATAATATATAAAGCTATCTATTTTCTAAATTTTGTTAGGGGGAAAATTTTGTTTAGGCGCTGGTTTCTTTTTTTCTTAGTTCTTCTTTTATTTTTGAGCACTTCTTTTGTTCAGTCTTACGCAGAAACAAAACCTGTTTCGCAATTTATCATTATTAATAAGTCAATTAATAGATTAGCTTTCTATGAGAATGGTAAATTGCTCAAAGTTTTTAAAGTTGCAACCGGTAAGAGTCAGGATCTAACTCCTGAAGGCAAGTTCAAAATCGTCGTTAAAATTGTTAATCGTCCTTATTATAAAGAGAATATTCCTGGTGGTGATCCGAGGAATCCGCTTGGTAATAGGTGGTTAGGTTTAAATGCTAGAGGGACATGGGGTACAACCTATGCAATCCACGGAAATAATAATCCAAGTTCTATAGGAACTTATGCTAGTCACGGATGTGTACGAATGTATGATGAAGAAGTAGAATGGTTATTTGATCGTGTACAAAAAAATACGACAGTTTTAATCACTTCATCAAACATGTCATTTCAAGATATCGCAGTTACGAATCATTTATTTGATGATGACTCAGGCACTGTTGTTGTAACAAAACCAACAGATATTCCTACTAGTTTACAACTAGGAAGTGTCGGTTCGGAGGTTGAATGGCTGCAGGATACATTAACAAAATTAGGTTACTCTACAAACGGGGTCGATGGCTATTTTGCTGAAGGCACAGATCAAGCAGTAAGAGCATTTCAACTAGATAATGGGTTAACTAATGATGGAGTTGTTGGTGCTGGTACAAAAAAATTATTGTTAGACAAACTTCAAGAAAAAAACCGTGAATTAGTGTCAGCTTATTTTTATACATTTACATTAAAGAAAAATGTAAAAACGAATGGCGAGGACCGATTTGACAGTCGATTAAATGGGGTTCAAAAATTAAATTATTAAACTATTAGTTGGTATCCAAAAGTCTAGTTTTTATTGGAACCCTTTATTAATAAAATAAGAAGGACTGCAAATAAAATCTGATTAGCTCAATTAAAATTGACAAAAATGCAATTAAATTTTGAGAATCGCAATTAAATTTAGCAAAAATGCAATTAACTCCCTAAGAATCGCAATGAAATCATATAATTACCTATACCAGTTAAGGTATTATGACCCAGAAACCTGTATAATAGCAGATCCTTTCTAAAGGAAAACTAGCAAATATGCTCTATAGAATAAAAATTTGCTAATTTTCTATCATAAAGAGCAACCTTATCTACTCAAAATAGAAAATACCTTTAAAATACAACATACTCGAGTTACATTACAAAAAAAGGGGCATCCCGTGGACTGCCCCTTTTACATTATTACTTTGTTAAATATAAATACAATAATTTCATCGTATTTTCCATCGCACTATAATGCGTTCTTTCCATACCATGAGAAGCGTGAACACCTGGTCCAATTAACGCACCACGAATATCTTGGCCTCCGCGTAAAGCAGCAACTGTATCAGAACCGTACATTGGATAAATATCTACTGCATAGCTAAGTTCATTTTCTTTTGCTAAGTTGACTAAATCCGTCGTCATATTGTAATCATATGGACCACCAGAGTCTTTTGCACAAATCGAGACATCGTATTCAGTACAGCTTAAATCATCTCCAATACAACCCATATCAACTGAAATTAATTCAGTAATATCAGATGGGATATAAGATGATCCATGTCCAACTTCTTCATACGTTGAAATAAATAATTTTGTTGTATATGTAGGTACAATTTTTTCTCTTTTAAATAATTCAAGTAAGCCGATTAAACATGCAACACTTGCTTTATCATCAATAAATCTTGATTTTATAAATCCGCTTTCAGTAATTGTCGTTTTTGGATCGAAGAAAATAAAGTCTCCAGGGCTAATTCCAAGATTTAGTACATCTTCTTTTGACTTAACGCATTCATCAATACGTACTTCCATGTTTTCTGGATCGCGTTTTTTTGTTTTACTATCTTCGAAAACGTGAATTGATGGACTTGTAGATAAAAATGTACCTGTATATAATTTTCCTTCGCGCGTTCTAATTTGACAATATTCACTATCAAGAGTTGGTACGATTGGTCCACCAATAATTGTAAATTTTAAAGTACCTTTACTTGTAATTGATCGAACCATTGCCCCTAATGTATCAACATGTGCTGATAATCCGATCACTTGCTCATTGCTTTTACCAGGAATTGTGATCACGCCACAACCTTTATTAGTCGTTTCAAAATCATATCCTAAACTATTTGTCCAAGACTGAATTAACTCCATAATTTCAAAACAAAAACCACTTGGGCTATTAAACTCTAGTAATTGTTTAGCTGTTTGTAGGACATATTCTTTGTCAATTTTAATATTCATAGCTTTTCCCCTTCAATTTTGAAATTTTCATGCAATTCTCAACGTATTTATCATACATTTATTTGTGTTTGTTATCAATAATTCAAAATACTGCCTTAACATGTTTGGCGTATTGCTATTGGATTATTTTCATATAAATGATGTATATCGTAGTTTAAATGAGGTGAAAATGTGTATTTATTCAAACCGATCACTGAAGAAATCCTATTGTTTCAACTAAAATTTACTAAACAAAATAAAACCAAGAAATTTATTTTGGCTTCTATATTTGCATGTATTGCTGCACTTTTTCAAGCAGCAGGTGGCCTATTACCAGGTATAGGATTATTTTTAAGTCCACTCGCCACTACACCAATTTTATTATGCTCTGTGTTTTCCATTACAGATGGCATAAAGTCCTATTTTCTAACAATTATGTTGTTATTCATCATACAGCCAACTGAACTGATTGTCTTTCCTTTTACAACAGGATTAATGGGACTTGGTTTAGGCTTGACTTTTCACTTTTTTAAAAACAGATTATCAATCATTGCGATTGGAGCGACTCTTTTAATGTTAGGTATTATGAGTCTACTATTTTTTTTCCACTTTCCAGTCTTAGGGCCTGGATTTTCTGATTCATTTTCAATCAATACTGTTCTAATTATTTTATTATTTTCTTTCCTTTATTGCTGGTTCTGGGTTGAAATTACTTTAATTATTTTTAGAAGGTTAGCTCAGCTAAACTAACTAATTACATATAAACGTTAAATATCCCTTCAGCGAAATCTGAAGGGATTCATTTCGGTTCGGATTAAGCTCCTTTTAGTCAAACACCACGAATCGCTCAACCCTTATTTTTTTCTAATCTATGTACTCAATATCATTATTTTGACACCATGCGATCACTAAGTCTTTATATCGTCTGTCACGATAACTATACCAATCCATATCAACATTTAACTTTATAACTGCATCTTTAAATCTTCTAAATGCGCCTTTTCCCTCGATTGCTATGAGTAATATGTTTTGTATTTTCTCATCTTTAATTGTTAAACAAAAGTCTTCAATCATTTTATATTCATTAATTTCATATTTTGAAGGTAATTCTTTATAGTCCTCAAAATTTTCCACAATTTCATTTGCGATTTCTATATTTTCTATCTGCCAATCTTGTAAATCATCGAAAACTTTTTCATCTTCAGCATCAATTAGATCATCTTCAGCAACCGAAAAAATTTCACCAGTTCCTATCTTAATAAATGATCGATAACCATCCATTTGCATTTCCAATTCCTCAATAATATCTTTTATCTTTGCTTTATTTGTCATAAACAATCACCTTCTTATTTTTTATATTAGGCAAATTAGTTGTGTTACATCGCTAATTATACTTGATCGTTCTATAAATGAATGCACTTTTCTTCTAAAAACTTCTAAAAGAAAATTGGAGCTTTAAAAAGCTCCAATTAAATGTCATAAGTAAATCAATTAATATTATTATTTATAGACTACATACGTATTGGCTAATTTATCATGTAAGGCTGTTTTCTTATTAGAAAAAGCAATCATTATATAACCTATAAATAAAATGAAACTGGAAACAACTTGAGCTAACCAACGACTAATTGCCTCAAATATGGATAACTTACTTCCATCTTTATTGATTACTTTAATGCCAACGGTGACCTTTCCAATTGTCCCTTGCAATTTTGTAGCTGGCAAAAGCATTAAGTAAATAATACCGATAAGATCAATGAGAAGATTGTATGTAATATTTGTATTAGTAAAGAATCTAAGAAGCAAGGGACTTAGAATGAAACCTAATAAAATAATGATACAATAATCAATGATATGGGCACATAATCTTATCCAAAATCCTGCATATTTAAATTCCAATTTTGACTCCCCCTAAAAAGTAACTAGCTATGAAATCACTTTTAGATATTAAAATAATTATACCTATCTAGTCATATTCTGTAACTTGGGGTAATTTGCCTTTTTTTCATTGAAAGTTAAATAGTCCATATGCTTAACTGACAATTTGTTGTAGCTAAAAAAATGGAAACAGCACCTTTCCGTTATGAAGCGCTGCGCTGTTTCCATTTTTTTCTTTAATTTTCTTTTGAATCCAACTTATTAAGAGCAAAGGGATAAGGATATGGTAAAAGTATGAATGTTATAATTTCTCCAAATGAGAACATAATTCCCAATGGAAATATAGCCTTTAAAACTCGTTCCCAACCATTTTCTAAAATCGGTAGTTATCGATTTGATACACATTTAAAATAAACTCAAAGCCAAAAATTAGACAAATAAACATAATTATAATTAAGAATAGAAATTCTGTTGTACTGGCAAATGTTCCAATCCCTTTGATTAAACCATAAATCACGACAATAAACATTAACATACCGATTGATCTTAATGATGAGACTGTGAACAAAGTCATAGTCACCAAATCTTCTAAATCCCGTATAATTTTCCCTGTGATATAAAAAAAACGATCTAAATCATAGCTAGTATTTTTCCAGCATATTTACCTAGTATAAATTGCACGTATTTGTTAATAGGTATTTTGGAAAATCTCCAATAATTTTATCTGTACAAAAAATAACATTCTTTATTGCAAACTTTCTTTCAGTTTCGTATACCTTTGTAAATCTATTACTTTATTATTTCTTTTTCAGTAAATCATAGAATAATATTAACGTTCTAAAAATAAATTTTACAGAGATTAATTAGATGAGGGGGGAAATTTTGAAAATAGTAAAAAGAGCAACCTTTATTGTTCTATGCTTTTTAGGTTCCATTATTTTACTGATTGCCTCTTCTTTTGCTTTTTTAAATCTTGTTAAAATCAACATTCATAAACCTACTTCACCACTGTCAGCTGGAATAAGGGGTGTGAATTGGGCGGATGAGCGAGACAATTTTGTTGATGGCGTCATTTATGTAAGTGGATTAACCAAAAATGATACAAATGACTCTGCCAAGGTGGTAGGCCGGCAAATTATCGGTCAGATGTTCGACGAAACAGGTGCTAACACAGTCAGACTACCCATTAACGAAGCTACAGTCACAAATTATTGGAGTACTTATACAGGGGCCATTGATGCTGCGTTAGAGAGAGGCAAAGTGATTTTTTGCTATTGGCCCCCGAAAAATGGCAAACCTGAAGATCTCAAAAAATATTTTAGCATGTGGAGTTCTGTTATCAAAAAATACGGAAACAACCCCAACTGTTATTTTGAACCTATTAATGAGCCCTATGGCTATAATACAAAAGATTTACGCAATCTCTATAATGATTGGCTAACAAGTTTCAAAGTTCCGAAGAAAAATGTAATTCTTGATGGAATTGGTTTGGCCGCTCTTTATATTAATCCTCTAGGTGATGACAAACGCCTTGACGGAACAATGCTTGCCGTTCACTGCTATGCGTTTTATGCAGGATATGTACATATTAATTCTCTCACAGAAACTGGATGGTCA
This genomic interval from Gottfriedia acidiceleris contains the following:
- a CDS encoding RDD family protein yields the protein MEFKYAGFWIRLCAHIIDYCIIILLGFILSPLLLRFFTNTNITYNLLIDLIGIIYLMLLPATKLQGTIGKVTVGIKVINKDGSKLSIFEAISRWLAQVVSSFILFIGYIMIAFSNKKTALHDKLANTYVVYK
- a CDS encoding ABC transporter ATP-binding protein, translating into MSRILKYVFRHKLSFIIGSISMVLVIGVDHLIPYLQMILIDDGITKGKASVVLPVIGGIIGVTIIKSIFGYVKEYLYDLVSSEVHEDIKNDMFKHIQSFEFKYFDSMNTGELLSRINEDVENIWQTIAFGLRLFVENIIYFTVSTVILFVINWKLALICLAIMIPIGYMGTRLNRLLNKGYGKISDHTAEINTTAQQNIAGVRLVKAFAREKHETLKFLKMNRGYYDLNMSQAKIMRKYFPNIEFLTNIALVAMIIIGGYFVLQNSMTLGELVAFSGYIWNLIWPMRMLGWLTDVLSKNQASAKKIFEILDRKTEIENKEGAYTPNLVDGSVEYKNVSFKYNDEIVLKDINLYIPSGSKVAIMGTTGAGKSSILHLIGRSYDVAEGEVLVDGVNVKDFNLTSLRQNMSLVSQDTFLFSDTIENNIKLGNPEATMDEIREACRIACCLDFIEDLEEGFNTEIGERGIGLSGGQKQRISIARALLRKAPILILDDATSALDMETEYELLHNLNKRFSHSTTFIIAHRISAVKNADVILFVENGEIVEKGNHKQLLDKKGRYFEVYEEQFKDFETVESGVV
- a CDS encoding L,D-transpeptidase family protein; this encodes MFRRWFLFFLVLLLFLSTSFVQSYAETKPVSQFIIINKSINRLAFYENGKLLKVFKVATGKSQDLTPEGKFKIVVKIVNRPYYKENIPGGDPRNPLGNRWLGLNARGTWGTTYAIHGNNNPSSIGTYASHGCVRMYDEEVEWLFDRVQKNTTVLITSSNMSFQDIAVTNHLFDDDSGTVVVTKPTDIPTSLQLGSVGSEVEWLQDTLTKLGYSTNGVDGYFAEGTDQAVRAFQLDNGLTNDGVVGAGTKKLLLDKLQEKNRELVSAYFYTFTLKKNVKTNGEDRFDSRLNGVQKLNY
- a CDS encoding glycoside hydrolase family 5 protein, producing the protein MKIVKRATFIVLCFLGSIILLIASSFAFLNLVKINIHKPTSPLSAGIRGVNWADERDNFVDGVIYVSGLTKNDTNDSAKVVGRQIIGQMFDETGANTVRLPINEATVTNYWSTYTGAIDAALERGKVIFCYWPPKNGKPEDLKKYFSMWSSVIKKYGNNPNCYFEPINEPYGYNTKDLRNLYNDWLTSFKVPKKNVILDGIGLAALYINPLGDDKRLDGTMLAVHCYAFYAGYVHINSLTETGWSNILTIEIGKYSNRAIITEWGAPMKSGLDYSVKKSKNDINYVRAMSKKINTIGAGSVYWPGLRDGDSYSLMEKKITNKQITLTVTNPSGLKKLQESWDLPIH
- a CDS encoding M42 family metallopeptidase, translating into MNIKIDKEYVLQTAKQLLEFNSPSGFCFEIMELIQSWTNSLGYDFETTNKGCGVITIPGKSNEQVIGLSAHVDTLGAMVRSITSKGTLKFTIIGGPIVPTLDSEYCQIRTREGKLYTGTFLSTSPSIHVFEDSKTKKRDPENMEVRIDECVKSKEDVLNLGISPGDFIFFDPKTTITESGFIKSRFIDDKASVACLIGLLELFKREKIVPTYTTKLFISTYEEVGHGSSYIPSDITELISVDMGCIGDDLSCTEYDVSICAKDSGGPYDYNMTTDLVNLAKENELSYAVDIYPMYGSDTVAALRGGQDIRGALIGPGVHASHGMERTHYSAMENTMKLLYLYLTK
- a CDS encoding glycoside hydrolase family 13 protein; this encodes MEKKWWHNSVVYQIYPRSFMDSNADGIGDLKGIIEKLDYLKLLGIDVIWLSPVYKSPNDDNGYDISDYCDIMEEFGTMNDMDELILEANHRGIKIVMDLVVNHTSDEHPWFIESRKSKDNAYRDYYVWRDPVNGSEPNDLPSVFSGSAWEYDEQTGQYFLHLFSKRQPDLNWENPKVHEEVYNMMNFWLDKGIGGFRMDVIDLIGKIPDQEITANGPKLHEYLQEMNKKTFGNHDVLTVGETWGATPEIAKLYSDPARNELSMIFQFEHIGLDQQEGKEKWDLKPLNLLELKEVFNKWQTQLDGKAWNSLFWNNHDLPRIVSRWGNDKEYRIESAKMLATILHLMQGTPYIYQGEEIGMTNIRFESIDDYDDIETKNMYNERISKGYKHEDIMESIYTKGRDNARTPMQWNVEKHGGFTKGNPWLTVNPNFTKINVEQSINDPDSIFHHYRQLIQLRKENPAIVYGSFEMLAEKDEKVFAYERQYNDEKFLVVANFTNEESKFSHSNIYNEVSIILSNYKDSSLVGVNNSLRPYEAIVYKIK
- a CDS encoding UPF0158 family protein, producing the protein MTNKAKIKDIIEELEMQMDGYRSFIKIGTGEIFSVAEDDLIDAEDEKVFDDLQDWQIENIEIANEIVENFEDYKELPSKYEINEYKMIEDFCLTIKDEKIQNILLIAIEGKGAFRRFKDAVIKLNVDMDWYSYRDRRYKDLVIAWCQNNDIEYID